Proteins encoded together in one Catellatospora citrea window:
- a CDS encoding efflux RND transporter permease subunit: MIGSSLKFRLLVLPAAALLMFLGVIELRRTPADVLPEFAPPSVQIQTEALGLSATEVEQFITVPLEQDLLNGVPWLESIRSQSVTGLSQVDLVFEPGTDVLRARQAVQERLTQAVALPHVSKAPNMIQPVSSTSRVMVIGLSSPDLSLIDMSLLAHWQIKPRLMGVPGVANVSIWGERERQLQVQVDPAKLAAAGVSLNQVVQTTGNALWVSPLTFVEASTPGTSGFVETPNQRLTIQHILPIHTAEDLARVPVEETPEGKPLRLGEVATVTEDHQLPLIGDALVGGKPGLMLVVEKFPGANTVEVTQAVEDTLRALQPGLGGLQVDTSVYRPATFIDGAVGHLRTAVLLSILLAVLAIGLLMLDWRAALIALVVIPLALLAAALVLVWRGVGLNILVLAGLMFGLTVVIHDVVADTDRARRALAARPAGHDSDEDGQPAERAFADVMAGLRGPLLYAVLIVLVGLAPLLFVGGLTGAFTAPMAWAAGLAVLASLVVALTVTPVLSWLLYRRAQLAPVSRPLAWLRRHHTGAAERVRSRPQLALLVAALLALGVPLTAPLLGGHALLPVAQDRNLLIRWTGVPSMSQQEMVRIVGQVGGQLRATPGVRDVGVHVGRAVNSDQAVGMNSAEFWLTVDPAADYAATTERIQRVVDAYPGFDHRVVTYPEQQVNELLTGTKGDLVVRVYGKDLNVLRAKAEEVRKVLGEVDGVSAPKLDLGADEATIEIEVDLAAAERYGIKPGDVRRSAAVLVSGLTAGSLFEDQKVFDVVVLGAPSVRDSVAGVENLLIDTPSGGHVRLRDVAHVRLASAPVDIRHDSVSRRVDIPVDVTGRQVDDVARDIQDELKVVDFPVEYHAEVLGDYAAAESAHWRLLGVLAAAAIGVYLLLQAAFGSWRSATLLALALPVALFGGMLAALFTGSGVSLGVLMGLGVPLALALRDGILLIRRWQELSGQAGTTVAEVVRQGAGERFAPIVTTAVAVAAALVPLLLFGNVAGLEILRPLAVVALGGLVTATLLSLYLLPALYEFVQPATRQAAQVAPTVPEGA; this comes from the coding sequence ATGATCGGATCAAGCCTCAAGTTCCGGCTGCTGGTCCTGCCTGCGGCGGCCCTGCTGATGTTCCTCGGGGTGATCGAGTTGCGGCGTACGCCGGCCGACGTGCTCCCCGAGTTCGCGCCGCCGTCGGTCCAGATCCAGACCGAGGCGCTCGGACTGTCCGCGACCGAGGTCGAGCAGTTCATCACCGTTCCGCTGGAGCAGGACCTGCTCAACGGGGTGCCGTGGCTGGAGTCGATCAGATCCCAGTCGGTGACCGGCCTCTCCCAGGTCGACCTGGTCTTCGAACCCGGCACCGACGTGCTGCGGGCCCGCCAGGCGGTGCAGGAACGGCTGACTCAGGCGGTGGCCCTGCCGCACGTGTCGAAGGCGCCGAACATGATCCAACCGGTCTCGTCGACCAGCCGCGTCATGGTGATCGGCCTCTCCTCACCCGACCTGTCCCTGATCGACATGTCCCTGCTGGCCCACTGGCAGATCAAACCCCGGCTGATGGGCGTGCCCGGCGTGGCCAACGTGTCCATCTGGGGGGAACGCGAGCGGCAGCTGCAGGTGCAGGTCGACCCGGCGAAGCTGGCCGCCGCGGGCGTCTCGCTCAACCAGGTCGTGCAGACGACGGGTAACGCCCTGTGGGTGTCGCCGCTGACGTTCGTCGAGGCGTCGACGCCGGGCACCAGCGGGTTCGTGGAGACCCCGAACCAGCGGCTGACGATCCAGCACATCCTCCCCATCCACACCGCCGAGGACCTGGCGCGGGTGCCGGTCGAGGAGACGCCGGAGGGCAAGCCGCTGCGGCTCGGCGAGGTCGCGACCGTGACCGAGGACCACCAGCTGCCGCTGATCGGTGACGCGCTGGTGGGCGGCAAGCCCGGCCTGATGCTGGTCGTGGAGAAGTTCCCCGGCGCGAACACCGTCGAGGTCACCCAGGCGGTCGAGGACACGCTGCGGGCGCTGCAACCCGGCCTGGGCGGCCTGCAGGTCGACACGTCGGTCTACCGGCCCGCCACGTTCATCGACGGGGCCGTCGGCCACCTGCGGACCGCGGTGCTGCTCAGCATCCTGCTCGCCGTGCTCGCGATCGGCCTGCTGATGCTCGACTGGCGCGCCGCGCTCATCGCGCTGGTGGTGATCCCGCTGGCGCTGCTGGCGGCGGCGCTCGTGCTGGTCTGGCGAGGAGTCGGACTGAACATACTCGTGCTGGCGGGGCTGATGTTCGGGCTCACGGTGGTGATCCACGACGTGGTCGCCGACACCGACCGCGCCCGGCGGGCCCTGGCGGCCCGTCCGGCGGGGCACGACTCCGACGAGGACGGACAGCCGGCCGAACGCGCGTTCGCCGACGTCATGGCGGGTCTGCGCGGTCCGCTGCTGTACGCCGTGCTGATCGTGCTCGTCGGGCTCGCACCGCTGCTGTTCGTCGGCGGGCTGACCGGCGCTTTCACCGCGCCGATGGCCTGGGCGGCGGGGCTCGCGGTGCTGGCCTCGCTGGTGGTGGCGCTGACGGTGACGCCGGTGCTCAGCTGGCTGCTGTACCGCCGAGCTCAGCTGGCGCCGGTGTCGCGGCCGCTGGCCTGGCTGCGGCGGCACCACACCGGCGCAGCGGAGCGGGTGCGGAGCCGTCCGCAACTCGCCCTGCTGGTGGCCGCGCTGCTGGCGCTGGGCGTGCCGCTGACCGCGCCGCTGCTGGGCGGGCACGCGCTGCTGCCCGTGGCACAGGATCGCAACCTGCTGATCCGGTGGACGGGCGTGCCGAGCATGTCGCAGCAGGAGATGGTGCGGATCGTCGGGCAGGTGGGCGGGCAGCTGCGCGCCACGCCCGGCGTACGCGACGTCGGTGTGCACGTGGGCCGTGCCGTCAACTCCGATCAGGCCGTCGGCATGAACTCCGCCGAGTTCTGGCTGACCGTCGACCCCGCCGCCGACTACGCGGCCACCACCGAGCGCATCCAGCGCGTGGTCGACGCGTACCCGGGCTTCGACCACCGGGTGGTCACCTATCCGGAGCAGCAGGTGAACGAGCTGCTCACCGGCACCAAGGGCGATCTCGTGGTGCGGGTCTACGGCAAGGACCTGAACGTGCTGCGGGCCAAGGCCGAGGAGGTCCGCAAGGTCCTCGGCGAGGTCGACGGGGTTTCGGCGCCCAAACTCGACCTCGGCGCCGACGAGGCGACCATCGAGATCGAGGTCGATCTGGCCGCGGCCGAGCGGTACGGCATCAAGCCCGGCGACGTGCGCCGCTCCGCCGCGGTGCTGGTCTCCGGCCTGACCGCGGGCAGCCTGTTCGAGGATCAGAAGGTCTTCGACGTCGTGGTGCTGGGCGCGCCGTCGGTGCGCGACAGCGTGGCCGGCGTGGAGAACCTGCTGATCGACACGCCGTCGGGCGGACACGTGCGGCTGCGCGACGTCGCCCACGTGCGGCTGGCTTCGGCGCCGGTCGACATCCGGCACGACTCCGTGTCGCGGCGGGTCGACATCCCCGTCGACGTCACCGGCCGGCAGGTGGACGACGTGGCGCGCGACATCCAGGACGAGCTGAAGGTCGTCGACTTCCCCGTGGAGTACCACGCCGAGGTGCTGGGCGACTACGCGGCCGCCGAGAGCGCCCACTGGCGGCTGCTCGGCGTGCTGGCCGCCGCCGCGATCGGGGTGTACCTGCTGCTGCAGGCAGCCTTCGGCAGCTGGCGTTCGGCGACGCTGCTGGCGCTGGCCCTGCCCGTGGCACTGTTCGGCGGCATGCTGGCGGCGCTGTTCACCGGCTCGGGTGTCTCGCTGGGCGTGCTGATGGGCCTGGGAGTGCCGCTGGCACTGGCCCTGCGGGACGGGATACTGCTGATCCGGCGCTGGCAGGAGCTGTCCGGCCAGGCCGGGACCACGGTGGCCGAGGTCGTGCGGCAGGGAGCCGGGGAACGGTTCGCCCCGATCGTGACCACCGCGGTGGCGGTGGCCGCCGCGCTGGTGCCACTGCTGCTGTTCGGCAACGTCGCGGGACTGGAGATCCTGCGCCCGCTGGCCGTCGTCGCACTGGGCGGCCTGGTGACCGCGACGCTGCTGAGCCTTTACCTGCTGCCGGCCCTGTACGAGTTCGTGCAGCCCGCGACCCGGCAAGCTGCGCAGGTCGCGCCGACCGTGCCCGAGGGGGCGTGA
- a CDS encoding efflux RND transporter permease subunit produces MMRWIVAASLKFRVLVVAVAAGMMALGFVQLRKMPVDVFPEFAPPRVEIQTACLGLSAGEVESLVTVPLENALNGVEGLETMRSKSLAQLSSIELLFAPGTDLLNARQLVSERLVAVTPTLPTWAAPPFMLQPVSSMGRVMKIGLTSDSRSIIEMSMISYWTIRAKLLEVPGVANVAIWGEQLQMLQVQVDPKRMQAHQVSLDQVMTETADALEVGLLQFSDGAVIGTDGTVTTPNQTIGVRHASPIRTAADLAKVTVANTGGRPLHLGDVADVVEDHQPLIGDAVIDGKPGLMLIVEKLPWANTIDVTEGVEQALRELQPGLSGITVDPTIFRPASFIETAVDNLTHALLLGCLFVVLVLALFLFEWRTALISLVAIPLSIVAAGLVLYYRGATINTMVLAGLVIAVGVVVDDAIIDIENIMRRLRQARAEGSDRSVASIVLDASLEVRGPIVYATMIIVAAAVPIFFLGGLTGAFFRPLAMSYTLAVLASLVVALTVTPALALLLLGRADLTRHQSPLVRWLQRGYTGLLGRVVRRPVAAYASAAVVLLFGLAALPGLGQSLLPEFKERNVFMHFITAPGSSNDEEIRMIQQVSGELREIPGVQSFGAHIGMAALGDETAGVNFGELWISIDPSVDYDQTVAAIEDVGKNYPGLLHNVYTYLRERTDEVLTGSGDAIVVRIYGEDLGVLRAKAEQVQQLMADTPGTAARHVDLEVDVPQVEVQVDLAKAERYGIKPGDVRRASATLMAGEEVGDIFRDGKAYDVVVWSAPAARDSVVDIENLPIDTPDGGHVRLGDVAAVRVVSTPNVILHDGTLRYIDVGSDVQGRDLGAVVNELDGKLRQMSFDRGYHAELLGEYAERQAAAQRILLFGTAAALLILILLRLSFDSWRLALLSFLTLPSALVGGVLAAYFFSSRTISLGSLVGLLTVLGIAARNGILLISHYQHLERQEGETFGRELVLRGSRDRLSPILMTTLATGLALVPLVVLGDAPGHEIEHPMAVVIIGGLLTSTLLNLIVVPVLYLRFGRSRRAAPSTEAAEPPPGPQPPPAVA; encoded by the coding sequence ATGATGCGCTGGATCGTCGCCGCGAGCCTGAAGTTCCGCGTCCTCGTGGTCGCGGTGGCCGCGGGCATGATGGCCCTGGGCTTCGTGCAGCTGCGCAAGATGCCGGTCGACGTGTTCCCCGAGTTCGCGCCACCCCGCGTGGAGATCCAGACAGCCTGCCTGGGGCTGTCCGCGGGCGAGGTCGAGTCGCTGGTCACGGTGCCGCTGGAGAACGCGCTCAACGGCGTCGAAGGCCTGGAGACGATGCGTTCCAAGTCGCTGGCGCAGCTCTCCTCGATCGAGCTGCTGTTCGCGCCGGGCACCGACCTGCTCAACGCGCGCCAGCTGGTGTCGGAGCGGCTCGTGGCGGTCACCCCCACGTTGCCGACCTGGGCCGCGCCACCGTTCATGCTCCAACCGGTCTCGTCCATGGGCCGGGTCATGAAGATCGGACTCACCTCGGACAGCAGGTCGATCATCGAGATGTCGATGATCTCCTACTGGACGATCCGCGCGAAACTGCTGGAGGTGCCGGGCGTCGCCAACGTGGCGATCTGGGGCGAGCAGCTGCAGATGCTGCAGGTGCAGGTGGACCCGAAGCGGATGCAGGCGCACCAGGTGTCGCTCGACCAGGTGATGACGGAGACCGCCGACGCCCTGGAGGTCGGCCTGCTGCAGTTCTCCGACGGGGCGGTGATCGGCACCGACGGCACCGTGACCACGCCGAACCAGACCATCGGCGTGCGGCACGCGTCACCCATCCGCACCGCGGCCGACCTGGCCAAGGTCACCGTCGCGAACACCGGCGGCCGGCCGCTGCACCTGGGCGACGTCGCCGACGTGGTCGAGGACCACCAGCCCCTGATCGGCGACGCCGTGATCGACGGCAAGCCCGGGCTCATGCTGATCGTCGAGAAGCTGCCCTGGGCCAACACGATCGACGTCACCGAAGGCGTCGAGCAGGCGCTGCGCGAGCTCCAGCCGGGTCTGTCCGGCATCACGGTCGACCCGACGATCTTCCGGCCGGCGTCCTTCATCGAGACCGCGGTGGACAATCTCACCCACGCGCTGCTGCTGGGCTGCCTGTTCGTGGTGCTGGTGCTGGCACTGTTCCTGTTCGAGTGGCGCACCGCGCTGATCAGCCTCGTCGCGATCCCGTTGTCGATCGTGGCGGCGGGGCTGGTGCTCTACTATCGCGGCGCCACGATCAACACGATGGTGCTGGCCGGGCTGGTGATCGCGGTCGGCGTGGTCGTCGACGACGCGATCATCGACATCGAGAACATCATGAGACGGCTGCGCCAGGCCCGGGCCGAGGGCTCGGACCGCTCGGTCGCCTCGATCGTGCTCGACGCCTCGCTGGAGGTGCGGGGACCCATCGTGTACGCCACGATGATCATCGTGGCGGCGGCCGTCCCGATCTTCTTCCTGGGCGGGCTGACCGGGGCGTTCTTCCGCCCGCTGGCCATGTCCTACACCCTCGCCGTGCTCGCCTCACTGGTCGTGGCGCTGACGGTGACACCGGCGCTGGCACTGCTGCTGCTCGGCCGGGCCGACCTCACGCGCCACCAGTCGCCGCTGGTGCGGTGGCTGCAGCGCGGATACACGGGGCTGCTGGGCCGGGTCGTCCGGCGACCCGTGGCGGCGTACGCCAGTGCGGCGGTGGTGCTGCTCTTCGGGCTCGCCGCGCTGCCGGGTCTGGGCCAGTCCCTGCTGCCGGAGTTCAAGGAACGCAACGTCTTCATGCACTTCATCACCGCCCCCGGATCGTCCAACGACGAGGAGATCCGGATGATCCAGCAGGTCAGCGGCGAGCTGCGGGAGATTCCCGGGGTGCAGAGCTTCGGCGCGCACATCGGCATGGCCGCGCTCGGTGACGAGACCGCCGGGGTCAACTTCGGCGAGCTGTGGATCAGCATCGACCCGTCCGTCGACTACGACCAGACGGTCGCCGCGATCGAGGACGTGGGCAAGAACTACCCGGGGCTGCTCCACAACGTCTACACGTACCTGCGCGAGCGCACCGACGAGGTGCTGACCGGCTCGGGCGACGCGATCGTGGTGCGCATCTACGGCGAGGACCTGGGCGTGCTGCGCGCCAAGGCCGAGCAGGTCCAGCAGTTGATGGCCGACACGCCGGGCACCGCCGCCCGCCATGTCGACCTGGAGGTGGACGTGCCACAGGTCGAGGTCCAGGTCGACCTGGCCAAGGCAGAGCGGTACGGCATCAAGCCCGGCGACGTGCGGCGGGCGTCGGCGACCCTGATGGCCGGTGAGGAGGTCGGCGACATCTTCCGCGACGGCAAGGCGTACGACGTCGTGGTGTGGAGCGCGCCGGCGGCCCGTGACTCGGTGGTCGACATCGAGAACCTGCCCATCGACACCCCCGACGGCGGCCACGTGCGCCTCGGCGACGTCGCCGCCGTGCGGGTCGTCTCCACGCCCAACGTGATCCTCCACGACGGGACGCTGCGCTACATCGACGTCGGCTCCGACGTGCAGGGCCGCGACCTCGGCGCGGTCGTCAACGAGCTGGACGGCAAGCTGCGGCAGATGTCGTTCGACCGCGGCTACCACGCCGAACTGCTCGGCGAGTACGCCGAGCGCCAGGCCGCCGCGCAGCGCATCCTGCTGTTCGGCACCGCCGCGGCGCTGCTGATCCTGATCCTGCTGCGGCTGTCGTTCGACAGCTGGCGGCTGGCGCTGCTGTCCTTCCTCACCCTGCCGTCCGCGCTGGTCGGCGGCGTGCTGGCGGCGTACTTCTTCAGCTCCCGGACGATCTCACTCGGTTCGCTGGTGGGTCTGCTGACGGTGCTCGGCATCGCCGCGCGCAACGGCATCCTGCTGATCAGCCACTACCAGCACCTGGAACGGCAGGAGGGGGAGACGTTCGGCCGTGAACTGGTGCTGCGCGGCTCGCGGGACCGGCTGTCGCCGATCCTCATGACGACGCTGGCCACCGGCCTGGCCCTGGTGCCGCTGGTGGTGCTCGGGGACGCGCCGGGGCACGAGATCGAGCACCCGATGGCCGTGGTCATCATCGGGGGTCTGCTCACCTCCACCCTGCTCAACCTGATCGTGGTGCCGGTGCTGTACCTACGTTTCGGCCGCTCGCGCCGCGCCGCGCCGTCCACCGAGGCAGCGGAACCACCACCCGGACCGCAGCCGCCGCCTGCCGTCGCCTGA